From the genome of Streptomyces sp. NBC_01260, one region includes:
- a CDS encoding enolase C-terminal domain-like protein — protein sequence MNTHDKHDGGIARVTDVDVIDIRFPTSRELDGSDAMNPDPDYSAAYVILRTDALDGLEGHAFTFTIGRGNEVQAAAIAALRDHVVGLPVDALCADPGSVSRALNGDSQLRWLGPEKGVMHMAIGAVVNAVWDLAAKRADKPLWKLLADATPEWLADQVDYRYIEDALSREEAVTLLTRGKEGAWAREEHLVAQGYPAYTTSPGWLGYSDEKLVRLARQAVADGFTQIKLKVGADLADDVRRLRTAREAVGPDIRIAVDANQRWNVTEAIDWTNALAADAPYWIEEPTSPDDILGHAAIRKGVTPVKVATGEHVQNRIVFKQLLQAGAIDILQIDAARVGGVNENLAILLLAMRYGVPVCPHAGGVGLCELVRHLSMFDFVALSGTTEDRVIEYVDHLHEHFKDPAIIANGHYTAPLTPGFSSEMHAGSLATYRYPDGAFWAADLAAQEKETNR from the coding sequence ATGAACACCCACGACAAGCACGACGGCGGCATTGCACGCGTCACCGATGTCGACGTGATCGACATCCGCTTTCCCACCTCGCGGGAGCTCGACGGCTCCGACGCGATGAACCCCGACCCCGACTACTCGGCTGCGTACGTGATCCTGCGGACCGACGCGCTCGACGGCCTGGAGGGCCACGCCTTCACCTTTACCATCGGCCGCGGCAACGAGGTGCAGGCAGCGGCCATCGCCGCGCTCCGCGACCACGTCGTCGGTCTGCCGGTCGACGCGTTGTGCGCCGACCCCGGTTCGGTCAGCCGCGCCCTGAACGGCGACAGCCAGCTCCGCTGGCTCGGGCCGGAGAAGGGCGTGATGCACATGGCGATCGGCGCTGTCGTCAACGCCGTGTGGGACCTGGCCGCCAAGCGGGCCGACAAGCCGTTGTGGAAGCTGCTCGCCGACGCCACACCGGAATGGCTCGCGGACCAGGTCGACTACCGCTACATCGAGGATGCCCTCAGCCGTGAGGAGGCCGTGACCCTCCTCACCCGCGGCAAGGAGGGAGCCTGGGCGCGCGAGGAGCATCTCGTGGCCCAGGGCTACCCGGCGTACACCACGTCCCCCGGCTGGCTGGGCTACTCCGACGAGAAGCTGGTCCGGCTCGCCCGCCAGGCGGTCGCCGACGGCTTCACCCAGATCAAGTTGAAGGTCGGCGCGGACCTGGCCGATGACGTGCGCCGGCTGCGTACGGCTCGCGAGGCGGTCGGCCCGGACATCCGCATCGCGGTCGACGCCAACCAGCGCTGGAACGTGACCGAGGCGATCGACTGGACCAACGCCCTCGCCGCCGACGCCCCGTACTGGATCGAGGAGCCCACCAGCCCGGACGACATTCTCGGGCACGCGGCGATACGCAAGGGCGTCACCCCTGTCAAGGTCGCCACCGGCGAGCACGTCCAGAACCGGATCGTGTTCAAGCAGTTGTTGCAGGCCGGTGCGATCGACATCCTCCAGATCGACGCGGCCCGGGTCGGCGGCGTCAACGAGAACCTGGCGATCCTGCTGCTGGCGATGCGGTACGGCGTCCCCGTCTGTCCGCACGCCGGCGGCGTCGGCCTGTGCGAACTGGTTCGCCATCTGTCCATGTTCGACTTCGTCGCGCTGTCCGGGACCACCGAGGACCGGGTGATCGAGTACGTGGACCACCTGCACGAGCACTTCAAGGACCCTGCGATCATCGCGAACGGCCACTACACGGCTCCCCTGACGCCTGGCTTCTCTTCGGAGATGCACGCCGGATCGCTCGCAACATACCGCTACCCGGACGGCGCCTTCTGGGCGGCCGACCTTGCCGCACAGGAGAAGGAGACGAACCGATGA
- a CDS encoding SDR family NAD(P)-dependent oxidoreductase, which translates to MSELSGLRALVTGGASGIGRATADLLSARGAAVAVVDLDPSAVDKPLLGYTADVSDDASVRAAVAAAADDLGGIDILINNAGIGAAGTVEDNDDAQWHRVFDVNVLGIVRTTRAALPHLRASAHGSVVNTCSIAATAGLPQRALYSASKGAVLSLTLAMAADHVREGIRVNCVNPGTADTPWVGRLLDRAADPDAERAALNARQPMGRLVTAEEVAAAIVYLASPTAASVTGTALAVDGGMQGLRLRPEGQ; encoded by the coding sequence ATGAGCGAACTGTCCGGCCTCAGGGCCCTGGTGACCGGCGGTGCCTCCGGCATCGGAAGGGCCACCGCAGACCTGCTGTCCGCCCGCGGTGCCGCCGTCGCCGTTGTGGACCTCGACCCGTCCGCGGTGGACAAGCCCCTGCTCGGGTACACCGCCGACGTGAGCGACGACGCGTCCGTGCGGGCCGCCGTTGCCGCCGCCGCCGACGACCTCGGAGGCATCGACATCCTGATCAACAACGCGGGCATCGGCGCGGCGGGCACCGTGGAGGACAACGACGACGCGCAGTGGCACCGGGTGTTCGACGTGAATGTCCTGGGCATCGTGCGCACGACCCGCGCGGCCCTCCCCCACCTGCGTGCTTCCGCGCACGGCTCCGTCGTCAACACCTGCTCCATCGCGGCCACGGCCGGGCTTCCGCAGCGCGCCCTCTACAGCGCCAGCAAGGGAGCGGTCCTGTCGCTGACGCTCGCCATGGCAGCGGACCACGTCCGCGAGGGAATCCGCGTCAACTGCGTGAACCCCGGCACGGCCGACACCCCGTGGGTGGGCCGCCTGCTCGACCGGGCCGCCGACCCGGACGCCGAGCGGGCGGCACTCAACGCCCGCCAGCCCATGGGCCGTCTGGTCACCGCCGAGGAAGTCGCCGCCGCCATCGTGTACCTGGCGAGCCCCACCGCCGCCTCCGTCACGGGCACCGCGCTCGCGGTGGACGGCGGGATGCAGGGCCTGCGACTGCGGCCGGAGGGTCAATGA
- a CDS encoding aldo/keto reductase produces the protein MSARTLGRSGVSVTSLGFGGAAVAGLFEDVGEEAAAAAVDAAWEAGIRYFDTAPHYGLGVSERRMGAALRSRPRDSFTLSTKVGRVLDPHDGGGDDRANGFAIAATHRRRWDFSADGVRRSLEDSLTRLGLDRVDLVLLHDPDDHEEQAFKEAYPALEELRAQGVVRAIGVGMNQTRMLTRFVTDTDIDAVLCAGRYTLLEQGALDSLLPAAARTGKSVIIGGVFNSGLLANPAPDATYDYATAPDALVRRALRIRDVTEAHGVPLRAAALRFPFGHPAVGSVLLGARSAEQVRDAVEQFHRFLPDTVWEGLRAQDLLTAGVPVPRRSET, from the coding sequence ATGAGCGCCCGCACCCTCGGCCGCAGCGGTGTCTCCGTCACGTCGCTCGGGTTCGGCGGCGCCGCTGTCGCCGGTCTCTTCGAGGACGTGGGCGAGGAGGCGGCGGCAGCGGCCGTGGACGCTGCCTGGGAAGCGGGCATCCGCTACTTCGACACCGCCCCGCATTACGGGCTCGGTGTCTCCGAGCGCCGCATGGGAGCGGCCCTGCGGTCCAGACCCAGAGACAGCTTCACTTTGTCCACCAAGGTCGGCAGGGTGCTCGATCCGCACGACGGCGGCGGGGACGACCGGGCCAACGGCTTCGCCATTGCGGCCACGCACCGTCGCCGCTGGGACTTCAGCGCCGACGGCGTGCGCCGCTCGCTGGAGGACAGCCTCACCCGGCTCGGGCTCGACCGCGTCGACCTGGTACTCCTCCACGACCCCGACGACCACGAGGAACAGGCCTTCAAGGAGGCATATCCGGCGCTGGAGGAGCTGCGGGCGCAGGGAGTCGTCCGGGCGATCGGCGTCGGTATGAACCAGACGCGGATGCTGACACGTTTCGTCACGGACACGGACATCGATGCCGTGCTGTGCGCCGGAAGGTACACGCTGCTGGAGCAGGGCGCGCTGGACTCGCTGCTGCCCGCGGCGGCGAGGACAGGCAAGAGCGTGATCATCGGTGGTGTGTTCAACTCCGGTCTGCTGGCGAACCCGGCTCCGGACGCCACGTACGACTACGCCACCGCCCCCGACGCACTGGTGCGGCGGGCGCTTCGGATACGCGACGTCACCGAGGCCCACGGGGTGCCGCTGCGTGCCGCGGCACTCCGCTTCCCCTTCGGGCATCCGGCGGTCGGTTCCGTCCTGCTCGGGGCTCGGTCGGCCGAGCAGGTCCGTGACGCGGTCGAGCAGTTCCACCGTTTCCTGCCCGACACCGTGTGGGAGGGCCTGCGGGCACAGGACCTGCTGACGGCCGGCGTACCGGTGCCCAGGAGGAGTGAAACATGA
- a CDS encoding amidohydrolase family protein, whose amino-acid sequence MTIIDAHHHLWDLDVRDQEWIEGPELAPLRRSFLHHDLEAEAREAGVSATVLVQTVTVVEETPEFLTLAAASDLIGAVVGWTDLTSPGIADELARLRSLPGGGFLRGIRHQVQGEADPDWLTRPEVLRGLRAVAAAGLVYDLLVLPHQLPAATRAAAAVPGLTFVLDHLGKPPIASGELEPWAGRVRELAALPNTVCKLSGMATEADWRSWTVRDLRPYADTVQDAFGPRRLMFGSDWPVSTLAASYGEVVDFTGEILNALAPVERDEVWAGTARRVYRLTPVAAPAQPVTSPRTG is encoded by the coding sequence ATGACCATCATTGATGCCCACCACCATCTGTGGGACCTGGACGTACGCGACCAGGAGTGGATCGAGGGCCCTGAACTGGCCCCGCTGCGGCGCTCGTTCCTCCACCACGACCTGGAAGCGGAGGCCCGGGAGGCCGGGGTGTCGGCCACGGTGCTCGTGCAGACCGTCACCGTGGTCGAGGAGACACCCGAGTTCCTGACCCTGGCCGCGGCCAGTGACCTGATCGGCGCGGTCGTCGGCTGGACCGATCTCACCTCGCCGGGCATCGCCGACGAACTCGCCCGGCTGCGCTCACTGCCGGGCGGCGGATTCCTGCGGGGCATCCGCCATCAGGTACAAGGGGAGGCGGACCCGGACTGGCTGACGCGGCCGGAGGTGCTGCGGGGACTGCGCGCGGTCGCGGCGGCCGGACTGGTGTACGACCTCCTGGTCCTGCCGCACCAGTTGCCGGCGGCGACACGGGCGGCAGCGGCAGTCCCCGGTCTCACCTTCGTCCTCGACCACCTGGGCAAGCCCCCGATCGCCTCGGGCGAACTGGAGCCGTGGGCCGGGCGGGTACGCGAGCTGGCCGCGCTGCCGAACACGGTGTGCAAGCTCTCCGGGATGGCGACCGAGGCCGACTGGCGATCGTGGACCGTCCGGGACCTCAGGCCGTACGCCGACACCGTGCAGGACGCCTTCGGACCCCGGCGGCTCATGTTCGGCTCCGACTGGCCGGTGAGCACGCTGGCGGCGAGCTACGGCGAGGTCGTGGATTTCACCGGGGAGATACTCAACGCGCTCGCCCCCGTCGAGCGGGACGAGGTATGGGCCGGGACCGCGCGGCGGGTCTACCGGCTGACGCCCGTCGCGGCGCCGGCCCAGCCGGTCACTTCTCCCCGAACCGGCTGA
- a CDS encoding GntR family transcriptional regulator, protein MPTNDSPVFDDRAGGPGPATAPVRQPLSDSVYEDIKAMVMDHEIAPGARVGIEALSRRLDVSPTPVREALARLESDGLVVKRSLSGYRATELLTRQGIEELFEMRLLLEPQAAALAALHADEAQLDAIEAIQEDMEVHPSPAGPYASYRDFAALDQRFHDAVAVGARRPLLRDAVERLHAHLHIFRLSSLPAEDDPTLAEHERVVRAILRRSAERAAQAMTDHLAHSLERQLSRFGEK, encoded by the coding sequence ATGCCGACGAATGACTCACCTGTCTTCGACGACCGGGCCGGGGGGCCCGGTCCCGCCACGGCGCCGGTCCGCCAGCCACTGTCCGACAGCGTCTACGAGGACATCAAGGCCATGGTCATGGACCATGAGATCGCTCCGGGCGCCCGTGTCGGCATCGAAGCCTTGTCCCGCAGGCTCGACGTTTCACCGACCCCGGTCCGCGAGGCGCTGGCCCGCCTGGAGTCCGACGGTCTCGTGGTCAAGCGTTCCCTCTCCGGATACCGGGCGACTGAACTCCTCACCCGGCAAGGGATTGAGGAACTGTTCGAGATGCGGCTCCTCCTGGAGCCGCAGGCCGCGGCGCTAGCGGCCCTGCATGCCGACGAGGCACAGCTTGACGCCATCGAGGCCATCCAGGAGGACATGGAGGTCCACCCCAGCCCGGCCGGACCGTATGCGTCCTACCGTGACTTCGCAGCCCTCGACCAGCGCTTCCACGACGCGGTCGCGGTCGGCGCCCGTCGCCCCCTGCTTCGGGACGCGGTCGAGCGGCTCCACGCACATCTCCATATCTTCCGCCTCAGCAGCCTTCCCGCCGAGGACGACCCGACTCTGGCTGAGCACGAGCGGGTCGTCCGAGCGATACTGCGGCGCAGTGCCGAGCGGGCCGCACAGGCGATGACGGACCATCTGGCCCACAGTCTGGAGCGCCAGCTCAGCCGGTTCGGGGAGAAGTGA
- a CDS encoding glycosyl hydrolase family 95 catalytic domain-containing protein, whose amino-acid sequence MSDHSLTPPPAEGGMSRRGVLRAAASVGALFALSSLPEFTSAATAVTRPDTQSLVPDAETIRLWYTRPGAESKIIEEGLPIGNGRLGALVTGDPSRDVLILSDATLWTGHANATLQSDGQFPYEASNFGTFGMLAKAYLDIPAHATSAISGYRRSLDMSNGLVTGEYQAGGVTYRREVFSSHPDDVIVVRLTQSGGGSYTGSMTLAGTRGETVTSNASAAEVSFDATLPNTLKYATAVRAAGKGGTVSATGAKVTFSNCTEVVLVLSGGTNYKADASVQYKDATLVPLTVARTKASQAAAVAGSTLVATHVADYQRLDQRMTVNLGASSAAQRALDTPARLAARAATGSAPDPELEASYLQFGRYLTITGSRGSLPTNLQGLWVDSNQPPWFSDYHTDINVQMNYWLPDRVGLPECFDAFTDYCVAQLPGWQATTTALFQDSRNRFRNTSGKVAGWTMAITANIWGGNGWWWHPAGNAWMCNSLFEHYEYTLDDTHLAKIYPLLKGACEFWESRLITMTVAGREVLVDDHDWSPEHGPENARGITYAQELVWQLFANYRTAAAKLGKDASYASTVAGLQSKLYMPAVSTTSGWLEEWMSDDNLGETTHRHLSAHVGLFPGDRINLQDSPDSLIRGATKLLEARGLASYGWASAWRAMCWARLKHADKAYDLMLSVLNPSGTADAGTAINMFDMYRYGGGYIFQIDGNYGTPVAMVEMLAQSRPGRVELLPALPEAWAAEGSVTGLGLRGGLSLNMSWKSGKVISATVRGAAGRSTTIVYGDWSQQVTIPSTGSVTVTPPAQYTVFQLVNRQSGRAMDIANASMAAGTGAVQYTPSSAANQQFRFTPVGGGVYEIYTTHATTPLALGISGGGSADGAKLIQWQSLHDTNMQWKITDTGDGHVVLTCLRSGKVLGVTGGSASNGATIEQQTANGGTGQQWRRVGK is encoded by the coding sequence ATGTCCGATCACTCCCTCACACCTCCCCCCGCCGAGGGCGGAATGTCACGCCGCGGAGTGCTTCGAGCGGCGGCCTCAGTGGGCGCCCTGTTCGCGCTCTCCTCGCTGCCTGAGTTCACGTCGGCTGCCACCGCCGTTACGCGCCCCGACACTCAGTCGCTGGTCCCGGACGCGGAGACGATCAGGCTCTGGTACACGCGCCCCGGCGCGGAAAGCAAGATCATCGAGGAGGGCCTGCCCATCGGCAACGGCCGGCTGGGCGCCCTGGTCACAGGAGACCCGTCCCGTGACGTCCTGATCCTCTCGGACGCGACCCTGTGGACCGGTCACGCGAACGCTACCTTGCAGTCGGACGGGCAGTTCCCCTACGAGGCATCCAACTTCGGCACGTTCGGGATGCTCGCCAAGGCGTACCTCGACATACCCGCCCACGCCACATCCGCGATCAGCGGATACCGCCGCAGCCTCGACATGAGCAACGGCCTGGTGACCGGCGAGTACCAGGCCGGCGGGGTCACCTACCGGCGCGAGGTGTTCTCCAGCCATCCCGACGACGTGATCGTGGTGCGTCTGACCCAGAGCGGTGGCGGGAGCTATACCGGGTCGATGACGCTGGCCGGAACCCGCGGCGAGACCGTGACGTCGAACGCGAGCGCCGCCGAAGTGTCGTTCGACGCGACGCTGCCCAACACACTCAAGTACGCCACCGCAGTACGGGCCGCCGGCAAGGGCGGCACCGTCTCCGCGACTGGCGCGAAGGTGACATTCAGCAACTGCACCGAGGTCGTACTGGTCCTCTCCGGTGGCACGAACTACAAGGCGGACGCATCCGTTCAGTACAAGGACGCCACGCTGGTGCCGCTCACCGTCGCGCGCACCAAGGCTTCGCAGGCCGCCGCCGTGGCCGGCTCGACGCTGGTCGCCACTCACGTGGCCGACTACCAGCGACTCGACCAGCGGATGACAGTGAACCTGGGGGCCTCCAGCGCCGCCCAGCGGGCGCTGGACACACCGGCCCGGCTCGCCGCAAGGGCCGCCACCGGCTCCGCCCCCGACCCCGAACTCGAAGCCTCCTACCTTCAGTTCGGCCGCTACCTGACGATCACCGGTTCACGCGGCAGCCTCCCGACCAACCTCCAGGGCCTGTGGGTCGACAGCAACCAGCCACCGTGGTTCAGCGACTACCACACCGACATCAACGTCCAGATGAACTACTGGCTGCCCGACCGTGTCGGCCTGCCCGAGTGCTTCGACGCCTTCACCGACTACTGCGTGGCCCAGCTGCCTGGCTGGCAGGCGACGACCACCGCCCTTTTCCAGGACTCCCGCAACCGTTTCCGCAACACGTCCGGCAAGGTCGCCGGCTGGACGATGGCCATCACCGCCAACATCTGGGGCGGCAACGGCTGGTGGTGGCACCCCGCCGGCAACGCCTGGATGTGCAACTCGCTCTTCGAGCACTACGAGTACACCCTGGACGACACCCACCTCGCCAAGATCTACCCCCTACTCAAGGGCGCCTGCGAATTCTGGGAGTCCCGGCTCATCACCATGACCGTGGCGGGACGTGAGGTCCTGGTCGATGACCACGACTGGTCTCCCGAGCACGGCCCGGAGAACGCCCGTGGCATCACATACGCCCAGGAACTGGTCTGGCAGCTGTTCGCCAACTACCGCACCGCCGCTGCCAAGCTCGGCAAGGACGCCTCGTACGCCTCCACGGTCGCCGGCCTCCAGAGCAAGCTCTACATGCCCGCGGTCAGTACCACGAGCGGCTGGCTGGAGGAGTGGATGAGCGACGACAACCTGGGCGAGACCACCCACCGCCACCTCTCCGCCCATGTGGGTCTCTTCCCGGGTGACCGCATCAACCTCCAGGACTCCCCCGACTCGCTCATCAGAGGTGCCACCAAGCTGCTGGAGGCGCGGGGCCTTGCGAGCTACGGCTGGGCGAGTGCCTGGCGGGCCATGTGCTGGGCACGGCTGAAGCATGCCGACAAGGCGTACGACCTCATGCTCTCCGTACTGAACCCGTCGGGCACCGCCGACGCCGGCACCGCGATCAACATGTTCGACATGTACCGCTACGGAGGCGGCTACATCTTCCAGATCGACGGCAACTACGGCACACCGGTCGCGATGGTCGAGATGCTGGCGCAGTCCCGGCCCGGACGCGTGGAGCTGCTGCCCGCGCTGCCCGAGGCATGGGCGGCGGAAGGATCGGTCACCGGCTTGGGCCTCCGCGGCGGGCTTAGCCTGAACATGAGCTGGAAGTCCGGGAAGGTCATCAGCGCCACCGTGCGCGGTGCGGCCGGTCGGTCCACCACGATCGTCTACGGCGACTGGAGCCAGCAGGTCACGATCCCCTCCACCGGGTCGGTGACGGTCACGCCGCCCGCACAGTACACCGTCTTCCAACTGGTCAACCGCCAGTCGGGACGGGCGATGGACATCGCGAACGCGTCGATGGCCGCAGGCACCGGGGCCGTTCAGTACACACCGAGTTCTGCGGCGAACCAGCAGTTCCGGTTCACCCCGGTCGGCGGCGGTGTGTACGAGATCTACACGACACACGCCACCACCCCGCTGGCGCTGGGCATCAGCGGCGGAGGGTCGGCCGACGGCGCGAAGCTCATCCAGTGGCAATCGCTGCACGACACGAACATGCAGTGGAAGATCACCGACACCGGTGACGGCCATGTCGTCCTCACCTGCCTCCGCAGCGGCAAGGTGCTGGGTGTGACCGGCGGCTCGGCGTCCAACGGCGCGACGATCGAGCAGCAGACCGCCAACGGCGGCACCGGCCAGCAGTGGCGGCGCGTCGGTAAGTGA
- a CDS encoding alpha-L-rhamnosidase C-terminal domain-containing protein: MRTGRARAADFGPALAEPGYRCLRIAPTPRAGACAQRAAYPYGRASVEWAVTDGVLTVSALVPPNTTNEVALPDGPRPDVGPGLPGGWRPALRAARGADGGGEWRWPACTAGGLVTEAGSDAAPPATQGLQSQTCPVREQRVLRVIGHVGT, encoded by the coding sequence CTGCGCACAGGACGGGCTCGCGCAGCTGACTTCGGCCCGGCCCTCGCCGAGCCGGGGTACCGCTGCCTGCGTATCGCTCCCACTCCCCGGGCTGGCGCATGCGCGCAGCGAGCTGCTTACCCGTACGGAAGGGCGAGCGTGGAGTGGGCCGTCACGGACGGCGTACTGACCGTCTCGGCCCTCGTGCCACCGAACACGACCAACGAAGTGGCACTGCCGGACGGCCCCCGGCCGGACGTGGGCCCGGGCCTGCCCGGTGGGTGGCGCCCTGCCCTTCGCGCAGCCCGTGGCGCTGACGGCGGTGGAGAATGGCGCTGGCCGGCCTGCACCGCCGGCGGGCTCGTCACGGAGGCCGGCAGTGACGCCGCTCCGCCTGCCACTCAAGGGCTACAGAGTCAGACCTGCCCCGTGCGGGAACAGCGGGTTCTCCGTGTCATCGGGCACGTCGGGACGTGA
- a CDS encoding glycoside hydrolase family 3 C-terminal domain-containing protein — MRADDALLRQPIGTDWEEVGFGVNKGVVQGLLREKLGFDGIVCTDWGLISDAEIFGETHQARAWGLESLTELQRAARVLDAGCDQFGGEDRTDLIIELVESGLVPETRLDQSLRRLLREKFVLGLFDAPYVDADLADETVGRADFVEAGARAQRRSLTVLTNSGGRLPVAGRPKLYVENVTADVAMEYAEVVTDPGQADLAVLRLSTPYEQRTNRFESFFHSGTLEFTPEELEPILDLLERVPTVVCVNLERAAVIPEIAERAAALVADYGADDAALLDVVFGRTRPEGRLPFELPRSMEAVRASRPDVPDDTENPLFPHGAGLTL, encoded by the coding sequence GTGCGCGCAGATGATGCCCTACTACGGCAGCCCATCGGCACCGACTGGGAAGAGGTCGGATTCGGTGTCAACAAGGGCGTCGTACAAGGGCTGTTGCGGGAAAAGCTCGGCTTCGACGGCATAGTCTGCACGGACTGGGGCCTGATCAGCGACGCCGAGATCTTCGGCGAGACGCACCAGGCGCGGGCCTGGGGCCTGGAATCGCTGACCGAGCTCCAGCGCGCGGCGCGCGTCCTGGACGCGGGCTGCGACCAGTTCGGCGGCGAGGACCGTACGGACCTGATCATCGAGCTGGTCGAGTCGGGCCTCGTTCCCGAGACCCGACTCGACCAGTCGCTGCGCCGCCTCCTGCGCGAGAAGTTCGTCCTCGGCCTCTTCGACGCCCCGTACGTCGACGCGGACCTGGCCGACGAGACAGTCGGTCGTGCCGACTTCGTCGAGGCCGGCGCCCGCGCGCAGCGCCGCTCGCTGACCGTCCTGACCAACTCCGGCGGGAGGCTGCCGGTGGCGGGCCGCCCCAAGCTGTACGTGGAGAACGTGACGGCGGACGTGGCCATGGAATACGCCGAGGTGGTGACCGATCCCGGTCAGGCGGACCTCGCGGTGCTGCGCCTGAGCACCCCGTACGAGCAGCGCACCAACAGGTTCGAGTCGTTCTTCCACTCGGGCACGCTGGAGTTCACGCCCGAAGAGCTCGAGCCGATCCTCGATCTGCTGGAAAGGGTGCCGACCGTCGTCTGCGTCAACCTGGAGCGGGCCGCGGTCATCCCGGAGATCGCGGAGCGGGCGGCCGCCCTGGTCGCCGACTACGGCGCCGACGACGCCGCGTTGCTGGACGTGGTCTTCGGCCGGACGAGGCCGGAAGGACGGCTGCCCTTCGAGCTTCCCCGATCCATGGAGGCTGTCAGGGCTTCACGTCCCGACGTGCCCGATGACACGGAGAACCCGCTGTTCCCGCACGGGGCAGGTCTGACTCTGTAG
- a CDS encoding TetR/AcrR family transcriptional regulator: protein MDRNQGRNPRTNGTRGSYAVGDERRARILDAAVTHFARWGFNASSMARIAKDVGITQGGLLHHFRSKEDLLVSVLEHSDEQDVERFFSRNPGNATEAFTAILDLAEYNAGRPGRTKMFNVLAGEAGEPAHPAHGYFERRYRTVIDKITAVLQRDMADGAVEPGTDCEAAATELVAVMDGLQLQWALAPKTYDMTGRLHLYADRLLRSITVDGSGMPA from the coding sequence ATGGATCGGAACCAGGGCCGGAACCCCCGCACGAACGGAACGAGAGGGAGCTACGCGGTCGGCGACGAACGGCGCGCGAGGATCCTGGACGCCGCCGTCACGCACTTCGCCCGGTGGGGCTTCAACGCCTCCTCGATGGCCCGCATCGCCAAGGACGTCGGCATCACCCAGGGCGGCCTGCTGCACCATTTCCGGTCCAAGGAGGACCTGCTCGTCTCCGTCCTGGAACACAGCGACGAGCAGGACGTCGAACGCTTCTTCTCCCGGAATCCGGGCAACGCGACAGAGGCCTTCACGGCGATTCTGGACCTGGCCGAATACAATGCCGGGCGGCCTGGCCGCACCAAGATGTTCAACGTTCTCGCCGGCGAGGCGGGGGAACCGGCCCACCCCGCCCACGGCTACTTCGAGCGCCGCTACCGCACGGTCATCGACAAGATCACCGCAGTCCTTCAGCGTGACATGGCTGACGGCGCAGTAGAGCCCGGCACCGACTGCGAGGCCGCCGCCACCGAACTCGTCGCCGTCATGGACGGGCTGCAACTCCAGTGGGCACTCGCACCGAAGACGTACGACATGACGGGCCGGCTGCACCTCTACGCCGACCGGCTGCTGCGCTCGATCACCGTCGACGGCTCAGGAATGCCAGCCTGA
- a CDS encoding MarR family winged helix-turn-helix transcriptional regulator, which yields MPRPSRFVQDVDHVAAELVSCLPALARAVERQIGPHVEHPKPSEAQIALLRHVEANDGATVRRAAEALLMKPNNVSALVTQLTEQGLLERRPDPADKRIAHLHLTSTSRQQLTEVQKLMSGLVAGALQTMTEGELDALGSALGALHALNDRLHPLSH from the coding sequence ATGCCCCGCCCCAGCAGGTTCGTACAGGACGTCGACCACGTAGCCGCCGAGCTCGTGTCGTGCCTGCCCGCGCTGGCCCGGGCCGTGGAGCGGCAGATCGGTCCACACGTCGAGCACCCCAAACCGTCCGAGGCGCAGATCGCCCTGCTCCGTCACGTCGAGGCCAACGACGGAGCGACGGTGCGCAGGGCGGCCGAAGCGCTGCTGATGAAGCCGAACAACGTGAGCGCGCTGGTGACCCAACTGACCGAGCAGGGCCTGCTGGAGCGCCGGCCGGACCCTGCCGACAAGCGCATCGCTCACCTGCACCTCACCTCGACCTCGCGGCAGCAGCTCACCGAGGTCCAGAAGCTGATGAGCGGCCTGGTCGCCGGGGCTCTCCAGACCATGACCGAAGGTGAACTGGACGCTCTCGGCTCGGCACTGGGCGCGCTGCACGCGCTCAACGACCGCCTGCATCCCCTCAGTCACTGA